A DNA window from Loxodonta africana isolate mLoxAfr1 chromosome 7, mLoxAfr1.hap2, whole genome shotgun sequence contains the following coding sequences:
- the LOC100668221 gene encoding olfactory receptor 8K5-like encodes MGPQNLTVLTEFILVGVTRRPELRLPLFAAFLVIYFITVVGNMGLIILTKADSHLQTPMYFFIRHLAFIDLGNSTAIYPKMLAGFVVDQNTISYYACATQMAFFILFIISELFILSAMAYDRYAAICNPLLYNVIMSQKLCYALVGIPYLYSTFLSLMGTSKIFISTFCGSNIISHFYCDDALLIALLCSNAQEIELLIIVFSTLNLISSLLVVLVSYVLILTAIFQMNSAEGRKKAFSTCGSHLTVVVVFYGTLLFMYLQPKSARSSDTDKMASVFYTLVIPMLNPFIYSLRNKEVKHAFNRVFKKR; translated from the coding sequence ATGGGCCCACAGAATCTAACAGTACTGACTGAATTCATTCTAGTGGGAGTCACAAGGCGCCCTGAGCTGCGTCTCCCCCTATTTGCAGCCTTCCTTGTCATCTACTTCATCACAGTGGTTGGAAACATGGGCCTGATCATCTTGACCAAGGCAGACTCCCACctacagacacctatgtatttttttatcaGACACCTGGCCTTCATTGATCTTGGTAATTCTACTGCTATTTATCCCAAGATGCTAGCAGGTTTTGTTGTGGATCAAAATACCATATCCTATTATGCATGTGCCACACAAATGGCTTTTTTCATTCTGTTCATTATCAGTGAGCTCTTCATCCTATcagccatggcctatgaccgctatgcagCCATCTGTAACCCCCTGCTCTACAATGTTATCATGTCCCAGAAACTTTGCTATGCACTCGTGGGCATTCCATATCTCTACAGCACCTTTCTGTCCCTGATGGGCACCAGTAAGATTTTTATATCGACCTTCTGTGGCTCTAACATCATCAGTCATTTCTACTGTGATGATGCTCTCTTGATAGCTTTACTCTGCTCAAATGCGCAAGAAATAGAATTGTTGATCATAGTATTTTCAACACTTAATTTGATTTCCTCCCTTCTGGTAGTCCTGGTCTCCTACGTGCTGATTCTGACAGCTATATTTCAAATGAATTCTGCTGAGGGCAGGAAAAAAGCTTTCTCCACGTGTGGTTCTCATCTGACAGTGGTGGTCGTGTTCTATGGAACTCTGTTATTTATGTATCTTCAGCCTAAATCTGCTCGTTCCTCTGATACTGACAAAATGGCGTCCGTGTTTTACACTTTAGTCATCCCCATGCTGAACCCTTTCATTTACAGTTTGAGGAACAAAGAAGTAAAACATGCCTTTAATAGGGTCTTCAAGAAACGATGA